DNA from Halorarum salinum:
GAGTCCGGTGTCCCGGGGTAAGCTTGGGCACCATGAGGGGAACAACCCAGAGCCTGGTTAAGGACCCAAAGTGTGGACTAAGTGCGATTCGAAGGTTGTCTCGAGCCCTAAACAGCCGGGAGGTGAGCTTAGAAGCAGCAACCCTCTAAGAAAAGCGTAACAGCTTACCGGCCGAGGTTCGAGGCGCCCAAAATGATCGGGGCTGAAGTCCACCTCCGAGACCTGGCGGCGCGGTTCACACCGCGACCCTGTAGGTTGGCGTTCTGTTCGGGTGGAAGCTCGGGCGAGAGCTCGCGTGGACCGAGCGGAAACGAAAATCCTGGTCACAGTAGCAGCGATATTCGGGTGCGAACCCCGAAGGCCTGAAGAGTAAGGGTTCCTCGGCACTGCTAATCAGCCGAGGGTTAGCCGATCCTAAGTCCCGCCGTAATTCGAACGGGACGAAAGGGTAACTGGTTAATATTCCAGTGCTGCCACGCACTGAACGCCGACGCTTTGGAGTCGGTCGAGCCGGACCTTCGTCCGGTCGAATCCTCAAAGCCCGTGGAAGCCGTAACGGCACGAAGCGGGTGAACGTGGAGATAGCGAAAGTCGACTCAATCTAGAGCCCGTGAAAAGGCAAGCGTGGTATTCGTACCGAGATCCGACACAGGTACTCTGGCAGAGCAAGCCAAGGCCAACGGGATCAACCGACGTTAGGGAATTCGGCAAATTAGTCCCGTACGTTCGCAATAAGGGATGCCTGCCCTCTACGGGGCAGGTCGCAGTGACTCGGGCGCTCCGACTGTCTAGTAACAACACAGGTGACCGCAAATCCGCAAGGACTCGTACGGTCACTGAATCCTGCCCAGTGCGGGTATCTGAACACCTCGTACAAGAGGACGAAGGACCCGTCAACGGCGGGGGTAACTATGACCCTCTTAAGGTAGCGTAGTACCTTGCCGCTTCAGTAGCGGCTTGCATGAATGGATCAACGAGAGCGCCGCTGTCCCAACGTTGGGCCCGGTGAACTGTACGTTCCAGTGCGGAGTCTGGAGACCCCCAAGGGGAAGCGAAGACCCTATAGAGCTTTACTGCAGGCTGTCGCTGGGACGTGGTCGCTAACGTGCAGGATAGGTAGGAGTCGTCACACAGGTGCGCGCGCCAGCGCGTCGCCGAGACATCACTGAAATACTACCCGTTAGTGACTGCGACCCTCACTCCGGGAGGAGGACACCGGTAGCCGGGCAGTTTGACTGGGGCGGTACGCGCTCGAAAAGATATCGAGCGCGCCCCAAGATTTCCTCACGCGGGTCGGGAACCCGCGGAAGAGCGCAAGAGCAAAAGGAAGTCTGACAGTGTCATTCCCAACGAGTGACGCTGACGCGAAAGCGTGGTCTAGCGAACGGACCAGGCCTCTCCATGAGGCCGGTTTACGACAGAAAAGCTACCTTAGGGATAACAGAGTCGTCACGCGCAAGAGCACATATCGACCGCGTGGCTTGCTACCTCGATGTCGGTTCCCTCCATCCTGCCCGTGCAGAAGCGGGCAAGGGTGAGGTTGTTCGCCTATTAAAGGAGGTCGTGAGCTGGGTTTAGACCGTCGTGAGACAGGTCGGCTGCTATCTATTGGGGGTGTCAAGGTACTTGACGGGAACGTTCGTATAGTACGAGAGGAACTACGAATGGTCGCCACTGGTGTACCGGTTGTCCGGAAGGGCAGATGCCGGGAAGCTACGCGACACGGGGTAAGAGCTGAACGCATCTAAGCTCGAAACCCACCTGGAAAAGAAGTACCACTGAGGTCACTCGTAGAAGACGAGTTCGATAGACTCGGGGTGTACGCGCCGAGGCAACGAGGCGTTTAGCCCGCGAGCACTAACAGACCAAGCCACATTCATCTGCACTGCGACCCGTGAACGGGTCCAGGCGTTAACTGGATTGCACGTACATTACGGTCTCAGACCGACGCAGGCGTTACATCGGATCGTTCCCGATGGTCGGCCTCGAGGCGGCCACAGCGGCGGTGACACACCCGTACCCATCCCGAACACGGCAGTTAAGCCCGCCAGCGTTCCGGCGAGTACTGGAGTGCGCGAGCCTCTGGGAAAACTGGTTCGCCGCCTACCACTCATATCCAAAGCCCACCAGCACCGCGCTGGTGGGCTTTCTTCATTTGCGGAGCGGGACGAGAAGCGGTGAATCCGCTAGGCTTAAGCGCGCCAGCCGTCACAATTCAGGTGCGCCAAGGTGGCAGAGTTCGGTCAGACGCGACGGCCTGCAGAGCCGTTCTACGCCGGTTCAAATCCGGCCCTTGGCTCATACCAACTTCCTCACGATCCGACCCCAGAGCGGCGGCCGCGTCCCGCGGCCGGCGAGTCCCGGCGGCCGATGCGACGGGCGCGCCGGCCCTTCGGGTCCCTACTCGGAACGCTGCTCCCCCTCGACGGGTTTCTCCTCCTGGTCGACGAGCGCGAACAGTTCGTTCCAGTCGTCGGCGGGGGCGATCTGGTCCCGCAGGTCCTCGATCGCACCAGTCGTGACCGCGTCGTCCACGACGTCCAGCACGACCCGCGCGTGGTGGACGGCCTCCCCCCGATCGTCCTCGGGGCCGTACTCGCCCGCCTCGACGACCCGGTCGACGAACCCGTCCCACTCGAACGACTCGGTCGCGTCGTCCTCCGCGAGGAACCGTCCGATCTCCTCGGGGAGCTGTGCCGCGAGGTTCCCCGCCACGCCCTCGTCGACGCGCCGCCCGAGCGGCTCGAGCGTGATCCGCGTCGCACGAAGCGCGTCCTCGCGCGACGGGAGCCGTGCGCGGTTCTGCACCTCGCCGACGAACGTGTCGTAGTCCATGCCGTCTCCCAGTCGGTCGCGAACTTCAATAGGCACTTTGGCAGTACGTCGAACTCCGTCGCGACGCCGTTCCCCCCGAGCCACGGGTGCGGCGTCGTCTCCGGCGAGGCCTCGCCGCCCGCCAGGGGGGCGAAATCCGGACAAACGTTTATACGAGATGGCACCTACACCCCGATAACGATTCACATGCAAGTGAGCGTCTATCTCCTGAGCGGGCTGTTGATGGGGGTCGTCCTGCTCGGCACGGTCGCGCTCCTCACGCGGTCCCGGCGGTGGCGGCACTACTCCCCCACGAACGACGGCCCCGACGCGGGGGCCGCCCTCGAGCGCCTGGTCGAACACCCGGCGACGTGGACCGTCGGGTTCCTCGCGCTCGCGCTGGGGCTGGGCCTCGGCGCCGTCGCGTTCGTCGGCGGCTTTCCGATCCCCGCCGCCGTCCGCAGCGCGGCCGGCACGGCGATGCTGCTGGTCGTCCTCGCGGTGCTCGCGGGCTACACGTTCCTCGGCGTCTACCAAGCCGTCCGCTACCGGGGGCTCTACCGCTCGCAGGCGGCCGCCGCGGGGATCTGGATCGTCGGCGTGCTCGCGGTCGCGGGGATCGCCGTGATGCTGCTCACGGCCGGCTGAGCCGTGAGCGTCAGCTTCGCCCGCCTCGCCGACGTCGACCTCCGGGGTCGACACGGGTGGCTCCTCGGGGTCGTCGCGCTCGAACTCCTCTCGGTCGTGGCCTACTTCGGGCTCACGCCGGCCCGGCCGACGGGCCTCCGGTACGTCCTCTACCCGTTCGTCTGGATCACGGTCGGGCTCTGGGCGGTCGCGGCCGTCGACGTCCGCCCCGACGCGCCGCGGAGCCACCGCGTCGCGGCCGCGTTCGTCGCGGTCGCCTACTTCCTCGTGCTCGCCTGGCTGGCCGGACTCGTCGCCGTCTACGCGGGGAGTCACGCGCACAGCCACGCGTACGTCCACGGCTTCCAGGTGTCGATGGCCGCCCCCGGGTGGGGACCGCGGATCGCCTACGTCACCCACGCGTTCCACGTCTACTTCGTCCCGTACCGCGTGCTCGGCTTCCTCGCGCTCGCGTACCTCGTGTACGCGACGGTCCTCGACGCGACCGCCGCGGCCCTCTCGGGCACGCTGGGGCTCGCGGCCTGCGTCGGCTGTACGTTCCCCGTCTTCGCGTCGTTCGTCGCGGGCGTCGTCGGGCCGGGCGTCGCCACGTCCGTGACCGGGCTCTCGGTCGACATCTCGACGGCGGTGTATCTCGTGGCCGTCGGCCTGCTCGTGGTCCGGCCGGGGTTCCGACGGTGACCCGGACGGTCGGACGGTCTGACGACCCCGCGGACGGATACGAGGGCGGGTGTGAGGACGGGGTCCCGGGATCGACGGCCGCGCGGTGGCGTCGTTCCGTCGCGTTCGGACTCGCCGGCGTCCTCGCGCTCGCGCTCGTCCCGGGCGTCCGCGCGCACGTCGGGGGGCTCGGCGGGACGATGGAGCCCGCGGCGGTGCCGACGTGGCTCGTCGTCGTCACCGGCGGGGGCGTGGTCGGCGCCTCGTTCCTCTTCACCAGCCTGCTCACGGACCGCGGGCCGATGCACGCGGTGGCAGGAGCGCGCGCTCGTCCGACCTCCCCGCGCGGTCTCGCCGGGGGCCTCGCTCGCGCGGGGAGGCGGGCGTTCCAGCTGGTCGGCCTCCTCGCGCTCCTGGCGGTCCTCGTCGCCGGTCTGGTCGGGCCGCTCACGCCCACCGCGAACCTCGCCGTCCTGCTCGTGTGGGCGGGCTGGTGGGCCGGCTACACGATGACGGTGTACCTCGCGGCCGACACCTGGCCGGCGGTGAACCCCTGGCGGACGCTGGCGGGACTGCTTCCGAGTCCGGACCGTGAGTACCCCGCACGGCTCGGCGCCTGGCCGAGCGTCGTCGGCCTGCTGGGGCTGGTGTGGCTCGAGGTCACCAGCCCGGTCACCGACGAGCCGCGGTTCCTCGCCGCGCTCGTCCTGGGCTACACGGCCGTCACGCTCGCGGGCGCCGCGACGTTCGGCCGCGAGGCGTGGTTCGGCGCCGTCGACCCCGTCTCCCGGGTATTCCGCTGGTACGGCAAACTCGCGCCGGTACGGCGGACCGACGACGGCCTCGAACTCGTCGTCCCGGGCGCGGCGCTCGTCGAGACGCGTCCCGACCGCGACGACTCCGCGTTCGTCGTGGCGCTGCTGTGGGCGACGACGTTCGACGGGCTGGTCTCGACGCCGCCGTGGGCGGCCGTCGCGGGGCCGCTCGTCGAGGCGGGGGTGCCCTCGGCGCTGCTCTCGCTCGTCGCGCTGGCGGCCGGGTTCGGCCTGTTCTACGCCGCGCTCGTGGCCGCCTCGCGGCGCTCCCGCCGCACCGCGGACACGTACGTCACCGCGGGCCACCTCCGGCGCACCCTTGCGCCGTCGCTGGTCCCCATCGCGGCCGGCTACCACCTCGCGCACTACCTGGGCTACTTCCTGGGGCTGGCGCCGGCGCTGCTCGTCGCGCTGGCGAACCCCCTCGGCGGGGCCGGGACCCCGCCGACGCTGCTGCTCCCGGAGTGGTTCGGGGCGCTCAGGCTCTCGTTCATCGTGCTCGGCCACCTCGCGGCGGTGGGGGTCGCCCACGTCGTCGCCTTCGAGACCTTCCCCGGGCGGCTCCAGCCGATCCGGAGCCAGTTCCCCTTCATCGTCATCATGATCGCCTACACCGTGACCAGCATGTGGATCGTCACCCAGCCGTACGTGGAGCCGGTATGACCGACGCGAGCCACTCCGGCGGGGTGGACGCACCACCCGCGGCGGGGACTGATCCGGCGTCCGGAACCGGCGCCGACGTCCGGGAGGTCGACGACCAGCGGGGCGCGCTGGACCCGGCCGACCCGGGCCGGGACGTCGACACCCGGGTCCCCGCCGGGGAGGACCCGGCGGCCCGGTGCCCGTACTGCGACCGCCCGTTCCGGACCGGCCGCCTGCGGGACCTCCACGTCGGACAGGTCCACGCCGAGGGGTGTTCCGAGGCCGAGCGGGAGGCGTACGAGGAGGCCGACGAGGCGGAACTGGACGACCTGTTCTTCTACCACATCAAGGTCGTCGTCCTCATCGGCCTGCTGTTCTCGGCGTTCGTGCTGGGCTATACGGTCGTTCTGAGCGGGTAGGTCGGGTTAGTGTGGAGTTAGTGCGGACCGGCCGGCTACTACGATGGCCGGCCGCGAAACGCCCGCCGATCGCAAAAACGCCGACCGAAACCGCCCACGGACCCCGGGACCCCGGAATCAGAGGATCGAGTACGACGCGGCCACGGTCAGCGCGAGCGCCGCAGTCAGCCCCCCGAGCACCACGTACGTCACCGCCCGCGGCTCCGAGCGCAGGTGCTGGTAGTAGCCCGCGACCACGACCGCCTTCACCGTCGAGACGATCATGATGATCGCGAAGGCTGTCCAGTAGGTGAACCCCTCGAACTGCTCGATGAGCACCTGCCCCGTCGCGAGGACGAACAGGACCACGTATATCGCCGTGTACAGTTTTGTTGACGTCATCTTGGATCACCTAGAGGATGTAGAACAGCGGGAACAGGAACAGCCAGACGATGTCCACGAAGTGCCAGTACAGCCCGAAGTACTCCACCGGGCGCTCGTCGTCGAGGTACGCCCCCTTCACGGCCCGGCCCAACATGTACAGCGTGATGAGCAGGCCGACGGCGACGTGGGCGCCGTGGAGCCCCGTCGTCAGGTAGAACGTCGACGACGCGACGTTCGTCGACAGCTCCCAGCCGTTCGGGAACGCCTCCGAGTGGACGTGGAACAGGTGCTGCCACTCCAGGGCCTTGTTGATGAGGAAGCCGACCCCGAGCAGGAACGTCGCCCCGAGGCCGCCGACCACGCCCCAGCGCTTCCCCTTCTCGGCCGCGACCAGCGCGAGCACGACCGTGAAGCTGCTCGTGAGGAGCAGGTACGTGTTGATGAGCCCCGGGAGCGCGACGTGTTCGGCCGGGACGAGGTGGTGCCAGTCCCGCCACCCCTCCGCGACGCGGATGAACACGTACGAGCCGATGAACGCCCCGAACAGCACCACGTCGGAGGCCAGGAAGATCCACAGCCCGAGCTTGGGGTTCTCGATGTTCGCGAACGGCCAGCTCGACCCGAACGGCCCAGTCAACCCCTCGAACGGCTCGCGGGTGAGCCCAACCAGCCCGTAGCCGAGGACGACGGCCCCGACCGCCAGCGTGGCGCCGTACGCGCCGCCGGCGACGCCGCCGACGAAGCTCCCCTCGCGGATGCCGGTGAGCCCCAGCAGCGTGAAGAAGCCGCCGAGGCCGACGACGAACGGCCAGATGCTCGCGTGGTCCGGCCCCTCCTCGTGGGACGCCTCGTGGTCCTGCGTGAGGGGGCTGTCGTGGCGGGTCGCGACGTCGCCGCCGGCCCCGGACCCGTGCCCGTGGGCGGTGGCGGCCTCCGCGCTCACCCCGCCGTCGGCGACGCTCGCGCCCTCGAGTTCGGGCCGGGAGCCGTACTCCTCGACGAACTCCAGCGACCCGCTCGCGTAGCTCGCCCGCCCCGGAAAGTTCTCCAGGGGCGGCGGCGAGTCGACCGCCCACTCGGCGGTCGTGGCGTACTCCCACGGGTTTCCGGGCGCGGGCTCGCCGGCCCAGAGGCTCTTCGTGAGGTTCCAGAACATGATCAGGAACGACCCCCCGAGCATGAACGCCCCAAGGGTCGCGAGCTGGTGCCACGGGGTGAACGCCGCCGAGTAGTCGAAGACGCGCCGCGGCGTCTCCCAGACGATGAACATCGGGAAGTAGAGCACGTTGAACCCCACGAAGTACAGCGCGAAGTGGAGCTTCCCGAGCCGGCGGTCGTACATCCGCCCGGACATCTTCGGGTACCAGTAGTACAGCGCGCCGATGAGCGCGGTGACCCCGCCGACCATCACGTAGTGGAAGTGCGCGACGACCCAGTAGGTGCCGCGGAACTCGTAGTCGAGCACGACCGCGCCGAGGAACACCCCGGTGATGCCCCCGAGGATGAACACGATCAGCCCGCCGAACGCGAACAGGAACGGCGTCGTGAAGCGGATTCGCCCCTTGATGGTCGTGTAGATGAGCGCGAACACCATCAGGTCGAACGGCAGCGAGATGCCGATGGTGGTCGCCATGAACAGCGTCTTGATCTCGAGGTTGATCGCCGTGAGGAACATGTGGTGCATCCAGACGACGAAGCTCTGGAGCGCGACAAGCAGCATCGCCGCGATGAACCACTTCCGGCCGACGATGCGCCGCCCGGTGAACGTCTGGAAGATCTCCGCCATCGCCCCCAGCGCCGGGAAGAAGACGATGTACACCTCCGGGTGGCCGAAGAACCAGAACAGGTGGGCCCACAGCAGCGACCCGCCCGCGCTCTCGGCCGCGAAGTAGGTCGTCCCGAGCAGCCGGTCGGAGGTGAGGATCATCATCGCGGCCAGAAGCGCCGCGAACGCGAACAGCATCATCCAGACGGTGAGCAGGATGGAGATGCTGAACAGCGGCATGTCCCGCATCCGCATCCCCTCCGCGCGCATGCGGTGCATCGTGGTGAGGAAGTTCACCGACGACACCGTCACCGAGGCGACGAACATGATCATCGCGAGCACCGTCGTCGTCGCGCCCGGTTCGGGCGTGTAGAACGGGATGTTCAGCGGCGCGTACATCGTCCACCCGCCCGCGTACGTCCCGCCCTGGAAGAACGAGATGCCGAACAGCACCCCCGAGAACAGGTAGAGCCAGTACGAGAGCGCGTTCAGCCGGGGGAACGCCAGGTCCTTCGCGCCGATCTGGAGCGGGACGACGTAGTTCGCGAAGCCGAACGCGAACGGCGAGAGGAACCAGAACACCATCATCAGCCCGTGGGCCGAGACGGCCTGGTTGTAGGCGTTAGCCGACATGATCTCGACGGCGGGCGTCCAGAGCTGCGCCCGCATGAGCATCGCCAGCACCCCGCCGAAGACGAGGAAGAACAGCGCCGTCACGGTGTAGAGGATGCCGACGTCCTTGTGGTTCGTCGTCACGAACCAGCGGGTGAGCGTCTCCGCGGCCGGGAGCCCGTGGTGGTCCGCGTGCGCGGCGGCCGCGTCGTGGCCGCCGTCGGCCTCCGCCTCGCCGGCGCGAACGTCGGCGGAGTCGCCGCCGTCGGTCGCGGCTTCGGGATCGCCGCCCGCGTCGTCGCGCGTGGTCATGCCGTCCCCACGAGCCTCGCGGACTCGTTACCCGTGGCGTCGTTCCCGCCGTCGGTTTCGTTCCCGCCGTCGGTCTCGTTCTCGGCCGTCGTGTTCGCGTACCAGTCGTCGTACTCGTCCTGGGGCATCACCTTCACCTCGGCGGTCATGTCGGAGTGGCCGACGCCACACAGCTCGTAGCACTCGGCGATGTAGGTCCCCGTCCGCTCGCCGATGAACCACGTCTCGGTGGTCTGGCCCGGGATGGCGTCGGACTTCACCCGGAGCTCCCGGACGCCGATGTTGTGGAACACGTCCCGGGAGGTCACCGTGAGCTCGACGGGGGTGTCGACGGGGACCCTGAGCGTCGAGTCGGTGTGGCCGTTCGGGTAGGTGAACTCCCACCCGAACTGGTAGCCGGTGACCTCGACCTCGATGGCGTCCTCGCCGTCGAGGGCGGGGTTGTCCTCGACGAACGCCAGCGCCCCGTACGTCCAGGCGATGAGCGAGATCACGATGACGGCGCTCAGCGTGAACGAGAGGAACAGTTTGCGGCCGCCGCCCCCGCCCGTGGGGAGCTCCCCCAGCGTCGGAAGCTCGTCCTCCTCGCCCCGGTAGACGTCCTCGGCGCCGTCGCGGTACTTGTACGCGTTGTACAGCATGTACCCGATGACGACGACGCCGACGAGCGTCCCCAGCACCAGGAAGAACTCGTAGATCTGCTGAAATATCTCTACCCGTGACCCCCGCGGAACGATGCCGGTCTGGAGCGGCGTGACCCCCGCCCTGCTGATTTCGCGAATCATGCCATCCGTTAACTCTGCACGGTGAAACCAATCACCACCATGATTACTTATTCATTGCGGCGAGCGCGGCCGGCCGCCGTTCCGCGGCGACGCGTCCGTGGTTCCCGCCGTGGCCCCCGCTCGGGCTTTCTCTCGCCGTTTCTCGATCCGAAGCGGGATATGTTCGACGGTAACTTACCGCACGGTCGTCGTCCGGCTTTCACGCCCTCGTCTGGCCGAACGTCCCCCTCGCCGTCACGCCCCCGTCGTCACGCCAGCGTCCCCTCGTCGTCACGCCGACGTGCCCCCGTCGCCGCACCGGTGTGCCGACTTAGCAACCGTTAAACGCCGGGCGCCCCGTCCTCCCGGTATGCAACGACGCGCCGCAGCCATCTACGTCGCGTTCTTCCTCGTCGTGGGGGCGGTGTCGTTCTCGCTCATCGCGACCGCCAGCGCGCCGGAGCTCTCCTTCGAGAACCCGGAGCACGAACTCGGGCAGGGCGACACGTTCACCGTCGACGGCACCGAGTACACCGTCGCGAGCATCGACGCGGAGATGTCCGGCGGGGGCGGTGGCGGTCACGGGGGCGGCGGCGGCGCCGCCCTCGAGCGCTCCGCGACGCTGAACGCGACCGACGAGTCGGGCAACACCACCGAGGTGAGCGTCGACGACGAGGCGAACGTGACCCTCGGGGAGACGACGTACTTCGCGCACTTCCCGGACAACAGCACGCTGGTGCTGACCCAGGAGTTCGACCAGTACCGGGCCTACCAGGAGCAGACGGTCCAGCAGAAGAAGCACACGGACGGGCTCTGGGGCGTCACGCTCCTGAGTAGCCTCGTCGCGGTGTTCATGGTCGGGCTGGCGTTCCTCCCCTCGCGCTACTGACCGGGCCGTCTCCCGGTTCCGCGTTCCGACTCATTCCCCGCATCCCGGCTCCGTCCTCGCCTCTCGTCTCCTTCTCCTCTCGGCTACCCACGGCTTTCCCCGCTCGCCGCCGTCGCCGTCCGGGTGCCGTACCCCGGAAACGCCCGTGGCGACCCGGATTCGAGTAAGCGCCGAATACTAAACTCCCCGTCGATGCACGGTGACCGTATCGAATGGCGTCGACGCTCGACGGGGCCGTAATCAGACCGTACCGCCCGGCCGACAGGGACCGGTTCCTCTCCCTGTACGAACGCGTCTGGGGGCGTAGGAAGGGAGTGGACTGGTTCGAGTGGCGGTTCGAACGCAACCCCTACGCCGACGGCGTCGAGATGGTCGTCGCCGAGCGGGACGGCCGACTCGTCGGCGCCGAACCGTTGCTCCCGTTGCGGCTCCGCGTCGACGACGCCGAGTTGCGCGCCCACCAGCCGGTCGACTGGATCGTCGACCCGGACCACCGCCGGCAGGGCCTGTTCACCCGCATGACCGAGCGGCTCCTCGACCGCTACGCGGAGTCGGCCGACCTGCTGTTCAACTTCCCGAGCGACCAGCTCCTCCCGGGCCTGGAGAAGTTCGACTGGCGCCGCGTGGGCCCGGTTCCGCAGGTGTATCGCGTCCAGAACCCCCCCGCGCTGCTGGCCCACAAGGCGGGCGGGACGGTCCGCCCCGGAGGATCGCTGCTCGCGAGGCTCTCCGCGCCGGCGGTGGACGGCTGGCTGCGCGCGCTCGACGCGCTCGACCGGGGGACCGGCGGGGTCGAAGTCGAGCGACACGACGCCGTCCCCGTGGCCGACCTCGTGGCCCTCGCTGCCGAGGGGCGCCCCGACGCCGTCCACGTGGCCCGGGACGCGGCGTTCTACGGGTGGCGGTTCGGGAACCCCCGCTGGGAGACCACGACGTATCTCGCCCGGCGGGCCGGCGACCCCGTCGCGGCCGTCGTCGCCGCGACCGAACGCGTCGACGGCGTCGACTGCACGTCGCTGCTCGACGTCCAGCCGATGGACGGCCGCCGCGACCGGGCCGGGGCGGTCGCGGCCCTGCTGCGTGCGGTCGTCGCCGACGGCCGGGAGGCGGACGTGCTGAAGGCGGTCGCGGGGCCGTACGCGCGCCCCCTGTCCCGGAGGGGGTTCCGGCGCGACGACGGGTTCCCCCTCTCGCGGGTCGCGACCCGCACGACCCAGGTCGTCCGCCCGCTCTCGGCCGACGGGGAGCCGGACTGGACGTGCCGGGGCCGCGACCTCACCGACCCGGACAACTGGCGGCTCGCGCTGGCGGACCTCGACGTCGAGTGACGGCCACCGGGTAGCGGGAGGCGTCCGACGGAGAAGGGATCACGGAGGGCCGAAGGCGGGGCCCGCGTCGTCGCGCTGCCGGGGTCCGCCCGCGCGGTCAGTCGGCGCCGTCGCGGAGGGCCGACGCGGCCACCTCGTGACGGTCGGCGGCCGCGACATCCAGCGCCGCCAGACGGGCGTCCGGGAGCGTCCCGGGCGAGACCGTCCTCTCGTCCGCGTCGTACTCGACGACGCCGACGTCCGCGAGTTTCGGGAGGTGCGAGTGGTGGAGCGAGACGGCCGTGGACGTGACGGCCCGCTCGGAGGGGCCGGGCGGCCCCTCGTGCTCGGCCTCTGCCACGGCCGTCGCGACGTCGTCGAGCGCGAGCGGGCCGTCCGCCTCCCCGAGCAACTCCGCGACGTGTGCCCGCCGCGGGTCGGCGAGCAGCGCGGTGACCGCCTCGCCGGCCCCTTCCTCCCGGACCGCCGCCTCGACGGCCTCGGTCCAGTCGCCGTCGCTGACGGACGTGGTGGGGCGGACGACCGCCGACTCGCTCCTGCCGGCGCGGTCGACCGCGCCGGCCTCGGCGAGTTTCGGGACGTGCGTGTGGTGGAGCGAGATCAGCACCGACTCGTGTCGGTCGTCGCTCACCTCGGCCGGCTCGACCCCCCGTTCGCGGGCGGCGACCCGGGTCGCCAGCTCCGTCAGCGGGAGCCCGCCGGCGGTCCGGAGCGTCGCGAGCACCGCGCGACGGCGCGGGCTCCGCATCGACGCCGCGAGAAGCTCGAGTTCCCGCCGCGGAACGGCCGCGAGGCCGGGACCCTCGTCCACCTCGGTACGCGTTGACTCGGGGGTCTCACGCATACCCGTACCGGAGCCACTCCGTTCCCATAGGCGCACGGCCTAATCGTTTAGTGAAGGGGTCGTCGACGCGAAGCGTGTTCGCGCGTCGTACGCGCGTCGTCCGTGCGTCCTTC
Protein-coding regions in this window:
- a CDS encoding DUF7410 domain-containing protein, giving the protein MTDASHSGGVDAPPAAGTDPASGTGADVREVDDQRGALDPADPGRDVDTRVPAGEDPAARCPYCDRPFRTGRLRDLHVGQVHAEGCSEAEREAYEEADEAELDDLFFYHIKVVVLIGLLFSAFVLGYTVVLSG
- a CDS encoding GNAT family N-acetyltransferase → MASTLDGAVIRPYRPADRDRFLSLYERVWGRRKGVDWFEWRFERNPYADGVEMVVAERDGRLVGAEPLLPLRLRVDDAELRAHQPVDWIVDPDHRRQGLFTRMTERLLDRYAESADLLFNFPSDQLLPGLEKFDWRRVGPVPQVYRVQNPPALLAHKAGGTVRPGGSLLARLSAPAVDGWLRALDALDRGTGGVEVERHDAVPVADLVALAAEGRPDAVHVARDAAFYGWRFGNPRWETTTYLARRAGDPVAAVVAATERVDGVDCTSLLDVQPMDGRRDRAGAVAALLRAVVADGREADVLKAVAGPYARPLSRRGFRRDDGFPLSRVATRTTQVVRPLSADGEPDWTCRGRDLTDPDNWRLALADLDVE
- a CDS encoding DUF7546 family protein, whose protein sequence is MSVSFARLADVDLRGRHGWLLGVVALELLSVVAYFGLTPARPTGLRYVLYPFVWITVGLWAVAAVDVRPDAPRSHRVAAAFVAVAYFLVLAWLAGLVAVYAGSHAHSHAYVHGFQVSMAAPGWGPRIAYVTHAFHVYFVPYRVLGFLALAYLVYATVLDATAAALSGTLGLAACVGCTFPVFASFVAGVVGPGVATSVTGLSVDISTAVYLVAVGLLVVRPGFRR
- a CDS encoding cytochrome C oxidase subunit IV family protein — encoded protein: MTSTKLYTAIYVVLFVLATGQVLIEQFEGFTYWTAFAIIMIVSTVKAVVVAGYYQHLRSEPRAVTYVVLGGLTAALALTVAASYSIL
- a CDS encoding cbb3-type cytochrome c oxidase subunit I; this translates as MTTRDDAGGDPEAATDGGDSADVRAGEAEADGGHDAAAAHADHHGLPAAETLTRWFVTTNHKDVGILYTVTALFFLVFGGVLAMLMRAQLWTPAVEIMSANAYNQAVSAHGLMMVFWFLSPFAFGFANYVVPLQIGAKDLAFPRLNALSYWLYLFSGVLFGISFFQGGTYAGGWTMYAPLNIPFYTPEPGATTTVLAMIMFVASVTVSSVNFLTTMHRMRAEGMRMRDMPLFSISILLTVWMMLFAFAALLAAMMILTSDRLLGTTYFAAESAGGSLLWAHLFWFFGHPEVYIVFFPALGAMAEIFQTFTGRRIVGRKWFIAAMLLVALQSFVVWMHHMFLTAINLEIKTLFMATTIGISLPFDLMVFALIYTTIKGRIRFTTPFLFAFGGLIVFILGGITGVFLGAVVLDYEFRGTYWVVAHFHYVMVGGVTALIGALYYWYPKMSGRMYDRRLGKLHFALYFVGFNVLYFPMFIVWETPRRVFDYSAAFTPWHQLATLGAFMLGGSFLIMFWNLTKSLWAGEPAPGNPWEYATTAEWAVDSPPPLENFPGRASYASGSLEFVEEYGSRPELEGASVADGGVSAEAATAHGHGSGAGGDVATRHDSPLTQDHEASHEEGPDHASIWPFVVGLGGFFTLLGLTGIREGSFVGGVAGGAYGATLAVGAVVLGYGLVGLTREPFEGLTGPFGSSWPFANIENPKLGLWIFLASDVVLFGAFIGSYVFIRVAEGWRDWHHLVPAEHVALPGLINTYLLLTSSFTVVLALVAAEKGKRWGVVGGLGATFLLGVGFLINKALEWQHLFHVHSEAFPNGWELSTNVASSTFYLTTGLHGAHVAVGLLITLYMLGRAVKGAYLDDERPVEYFGLYWHFVDIVWLFLFPLFYIL
- the coxB gene encoding cytochrome c oxidase subunit II, whose protein sequence is MIREISRAGVTPLQTGIVPRGSRVEIFQQIYEFFLVLGTLVGVVVIGYMLYNAYKYRDGAEDVYRGEEDELPTLGELPTGGGGGRKLFLSFTLSAVIVISLIAWTYGALAFVEDNPALDGEDAIEVEVTGYQFGWEFTYPNGHTDSTLRVPVDTPVELTVTSRDVFHNIGVRELRVKSDAIPGQTTETWFIGERTGTYIAECYELCGVGHSDMTAEVKVMPQDEYDDWYANTTAENETDGGNETDGGNDATGNESARLVGTA
- a CDS encoding DUF2267 domain-containing protein, whose product is MDYDTFVGEVQNRARLPSREDALRATRITLEPLGRRVDEGVAGNLAAQLPEEIGRFLAEDDATESFEWDGFVDRVVEAGEYGPEDDRGEAVHHARVVLDVVDDAVTTGAIEDLRDQIAPADDWNELFALVDQEEKPVEGEQRSE
- a CDS encoding DUF7344 domain-containing protein, producing MRETPESTRTEVDEGPGLAAVPRRELELLAASMRSPRRRAVLATLRTAGGLPLTELATRVAARERGVEPAEVSDDRHESVLISLHHTHVPKLAEAGAVDRAGRSESAVVRPTTSVSDGDWTEAVEAAVREEGAGEAVTALLADPRRAHVAELLGEADGPLALDDVATAVAEAEHEGPPGPSERAVTSTAVSLHHSHLPKLADVGVVEYDADERTVSPGTLPDARLAALDVAAADRHEVAASALRDGAD